In one Actinomyces trachealis genomic region, the following are encoded:
- a CDS encoding methionine ABC transporter ATP-binding protein: MASASGSDTAATTPASPMISLKGVHKVYTLRDGTQVRALDGLDLEVPAGAIHGIVGSSGAGKSTLVRCLTALERPTSGEVRVAGQDLTTLSAAQLREARRKIGMVFQHANLLDSRTTAQNVAYPLALAGVRKGHRHEAVSRMLDLVGLADRGFSYPAQLSGGQKQRVGIARALADHPDVLLCDEPTSALDPETTRQILELIRDVRDRLGVTVVIITHEMGVVRQVCDSVSLLEAGQVVETGTVEEIISRPSSRLALELVPLPEVPDAARQPGQVLIDVALTAHPGQPAAAAIMALAKDYDADVSAGVFQTLGSAQIGRLALAVPQERADAALAALTDAGTLAEVRA; encoded by the coding sequence ATAGCCAGTGCGTCTGGCTCTGACACCGCCGCCACTACCCCCGCCTCCCCCATGATCTCCCTGAAGGGAGTACACAAGGTCTACACCTTGCGTGACGGCACCCAGGTACGTGCCCTGGACGGCCTGGACCTAGAGGTCCCCGCCGGGGCCATCCACGGCATCGTCGGCTCCTCCGGCGCCGGAAAGTCCACCCTGGTGCGCTGCCTGACCGCCCTGGAGCGGCCCACCTCCGGGGAGGTGCGGGTGGCCGGGCAGGACCTGACCACCCTGTCAGCAGCCCAGCTGCGGGAGGCCCGCCGCAAGATCGGCATGGTCTTCCAGCACGCCAACCTGCTGGACTCCCGCACCACCGCCCAGAACGTCGCCTACCCCCTAGCCCTGGCGGGCGTCAGGAAAGGCCACCGCCATGAGGCGGTCTCCCGCATGCTGGACCTGGTGGGCCTGGCCGACCGGGGCTTCTCCTACCCCGCCCAGCTCTCCGGGGGCCAGAAGCAGCGGGTAGGTATCGCCCGCGCCCTGGCCGACCACCCCGATGTGCTGCTGTGCGACGAGCCCACCAGCGCCCTGGACCCGGAGACCACCCGCCAGATCCTGGAACTGATCCGGGACGTGCGGGACCGCCTGGGCGTCACCGTCGTCATCATCACCCACGAGATGGGCGTGGTGCGGCAGGTCTGTGACTCCGTGAGCCTCCTGGAGGCCGGACAGGTCGTGGAGACCGGCACCGTGGAGGAGATCATCTCCCGCCCCAGCTCCCGCCTGGCCCTAGAACTCGTGCCCCTGCCGGAGGTGCCCGACGCTGCCCGCCAGCCAGGGCAGGTGCTGATTGACGTCGCCCTGACCGCCCACCCCGGCCAGCCTGCCGCCGCCGCCATCATGGCCCTGGCCAAGGACTACGACGCCGACGTCTCCGCCGGTGTCTTCCAGACCCTCGGCAGCGCACAGATCGGGCGGCTGGCCCTGGCCGTCCCCCAGGAGCGGGCCGACGCCGCCCTAGCCGCCCTGACCGACGCCGGAACCCTCGCGGAGGTACGCGCATGA
- a CDS encoding methionine ABC transporter permease, with product MSLLSFLSQPLAAWAPAVAAADKTWFNNPVIQNKLGPATLETLAMTIVSGVLVIVLGLLLGISLVTTGARGRHPHPLLYQVLSQLVNIGRSLPFIILLVVMLPLTRMLVGTSLGWQAASVPLTVGAIPFYARMVETALNNVEQGKVEAALMMGASASQITWGVLVREALPVLIQSATVTLITLLGYSAMAGAVGGGGLGDLAIQYGHQRSQPDVIWCTVILILLIVAVIQVVGDLLSRAVDHR from the coding sequence ATGAGCCTGCTGAGCTTCCTGTCCCAGCCTCTGGCCGCCTGGGCGCCCGCAGTGGCGGCGGCCGACAAGACCTGGTTCAACAACCCGGTCATCCAGAACAAGCTCGGCCCAGCGACCCTGGAGACCCTGGCCATGACCATCGTCTCCGGCGTGCTGGTGATCGTCTTGGGGCTGCTGCTGGGTATTTCCCTGGTTACCACCGGGGCGCGCGGCCGCCACCCCCACCCGCTGCTGTACCAGGTGCTGTCCCAGCTGGTGAATATCGGCCGCTCCCTACCCTTCATCATTCTGCTGGTCGTCATGCTGCCCCTGACCCGAATGCTCGTGGGGACCTCGCTGGGCTGGCAGGCAGCGAGCGTCCCCCTGACCGTCGGCGCGATCCCCTTCTACGCGCGCATGGTGGAGACGGCGCTCAACAATGTTGAGCAGGGCAAGGTAGAGGCCGCCCTGATGATGGGCGCTTCCGCCAGCCAGATCACCTGGGGGGTGCTCGTGCGCGAGGCCCTGCCGGTACTGATCCAGTCCGCCACCGTCACCCTCATCACCCTGCTGGGCTACTCCGCGATGGCGGGTGCCGTAGGCGGGGGCGGCCTGGGTGACCTGGCGATCCAGTACGGCCACCAGCGCTCCCAGCCGGACGTCATCTGGTGCACCGTGATCCTGATCCTCCTGATCGTCGCTGTGATCCAGGTGGTCGGTGACCTGCTCAGCAGGGCTGTGGACCACCGCTGA